The Geomonas agri genome contains the following window.
GCCTGGGGCCACTCGTTGCCGCACTCGGGGCAGACGTAGAGCGCGCCGTCTTCGTAGGTATATTCGGAACTGCAGGAAGGGCATTTAGGCAAGGTTGTCATGTTGATCCTTTGGCTGAGATAAATGCGCGGCAGCAGAAAGGCCGCTCCCACCGGACTTAACCTCATCGCCCCCCTGCTGTCAAGCAAAGAGTGACACTCCTGACTTGTTGCCGAAAGCTGCCATCCGAATGCGGAGTTCCCCACGTTATCTTAACGACGCTCCCGCGCCGCCGTTCCTTGCCCTCCCTACTGCGGCGGCTGCTCGGCGGGGGGAGTATGCGGCACCCAGTTGCTGCCGTCGAAGATGTACTCGATGTTGCTGCTGCTGTCCACCCAGATCATGCCCACTACCGCCTTGGGCGGAGCGGTGTCGCTCACCACCTTGCCGCTTGGCGGCAGCGACGGGAGGTCGCTTTCCGTGGCCAGCGTCGTCCCCCCGGGTACCGGTTCCGCAGTGCACACCGTGGCCCACAACAACAAAGTTCCCATAAAGCCGGACGCAATCAAAATCGTCACAAACCGTTTCATGCCGATATCCTCCTCAGATAGTTCCCGCTCGTAATCTCCCAGCACGGCTCGGACCGAGATCGCCGGTCCGAGCCCTCCCCTAGGCCTAGTGGCACCCGAAGCAGGTCGATTTGAACGCCCCCTGCACGTTGACCGTGCCGTTTCGGTGCTGCGCCGGGTTGGTGATCGTCGTCCCCTGGCCGTTCACGCTGCTCACGTCGGGGTGGCACAACTGGCACTGGTTCAGGCTCGAGGTCGGGCCCTGGTTGCCGTGTTGCCCGCTGTGCCATACCCTGCCGTTCGCAGGCGGATTGCCGTGGCAGGCCGCGCACAGCTGGCCGGTCGCGTTCCAGGCCGGGGTACGCTGTGCACCACCGTAGTTCACCGTGATCAAATCGTACTCATCGGTTCCCGCGTTGTACGAGTAATAGCTGAAGCTGCCGGCTTTCACAGCGTGGCAGGATACGTTCGAGCAGCTCTTCCCGGAATCGTACAGCGGCGCAGAACCCGCAGTGAAGCTGTACTGGGTATCGACGGTAACGGTCACGTTCGACTGGTGGTCCTTGATGGGGAGCACCATGAGGTGGTTGGCCGCTCCGCCGCTGTGGCACGGCGTGCAGTTGTTCCATCCCTCCGAAGCCTTGGCCGTCTTCGCCACGTGCGACAAGTGCGCTCCGCCACCGCCCGAGTAGGACTCGAAGCGTGCCCCGGACCAGTTGTTCATAGTGCCGAAGCTAAGACCGACGCGCTTGGGCACTGGCGGATAGCCGTGGCAGGCGTCGCAGGTGCCAAAGGGCTTGAAGGCACCTCCGGCAGCGTTATGGCGATGGCAGTTCAGGCAGCCGGTGCTCGGGTGGCCGGTCTCCGGAACCCCGGCCCGGAAGTGCGCGGTTACGGTGTGGCAAACCTGGCAAAGCCCGAGGTTGGTCCCCTGGTCGACCAGCCCCGTGGTGCTGTTGGTAAAGGTGATGGCGACGCCATTGATCATGGATCTGATCATGGAATGGTTGGCGCTGCCGTGGGTGTCGTGGCAGGCGACGCACCCCATGGTCTGGCCGCTCCCTTTGGCGGTGAAGTGGCTGCTCATGTTGAGGAATGCCGGGCGAACCAGCGCAGCGTTGTTGTGGCAGGAGGCACACAGGGTATTTCCGGAAACGGACAGGCGGGTGTAGGAACCGAGCGCCCCGGAGATGTGCCGGCTGTTTTGATCGTGGCAGTCGGTACACCTGCTGCTTGCGACGTAGCGGCCATGACCGGTGCTGTCGAAGTTCGCCTGGTACGGTGCGGCTACCCCGTTCGGCAGTACCGACGGCTGCGCCGCGTGGCAGGAGGTGCAGGACAACCGGCCGCCACTCCAGGAGGGGAGACCGCCCGGATGGCAGCCGACGCAGGCGGAACCCGCCCCGTTGATGAGATCCACCGAGCCGTTTAAGTGGGTGGCAGGATCGAAGCTGTGGCAGTTCTGGCAGGCAGTCACCCCGTTACCGAAGTAGTTCCCCGGGCCGTAGGCGAGGGTTACGTGGGCGCTGTGCCCACCGGTGGCCATCGGCGTCGCGCTGGCCGCGCTGCCGCCGTGGCAGGTGGTGCAGCTGTCTTTCACCTGGTAGATGGCGAAGCTGTCCGCCATGGCCTGGCTGATGGCACCCGAGGCGACGAGATTGGGGATCGCCAGGGTTGCTACCGAGTTGTCCAGCTGAGCGTTGTCGAGGAAATCGATGGAGTCGAGCAGCAGTTGCTGCGCGTACTTCGGGTTGTGGGCGTAGCCCCCCGGCTCGCTGGCCAGGAGCACGTAGTTGAAGGCGGCCCCCATAGTGTTGGCCCCGTTCTCTCCGGAGCCCCAGTTGGTGGTGCTGAAACCGGCAGTCGGGGAGGTCGTCACGAAGCCGTTAGCGGCAAGCTGCGCCTTGAGAATCTCCAGCCCGTTCAGGAAGGCAGCGCGCTCAGCGGCAAGCCCCGCCTCGCTAAGGGAGCTACCGTGGCAGCTGGCACAGACCGGCAGCGCCCCGGTGACGAATGTGTGGCCGCTGCTGGCGTTCTTGTGGCAGGCGACACAGGGGCCGCTCGCGTCGCTTAGGCCAAGCCTGGTGTGGGTAGACTCGCCGCTGTAGCTGCGCCCCGGGAAGTGGTACCCACCCTTGGCGTAGCTGGTGCCGCCCACCGCCATGAAGTGCGGATCGATGAACTTGAGGTTGCCGAAATCGGCGTAGTTATCGCGCCGGACCGCGATGCTCTGCCCGTTGTTGATGCCGCTGTGGCAGCCAAGGCAGATGTTCGACTTGCCGAGGTTCGGGTTCTGGTAACCGGAGTCCTCGGCATAGGGGCGCACCGGAGTGACTGAGCGCAGGATCCCGTTGCTGATGTCGCTGTGGCAGCCGACACAGCTCAGCACCTCCTTAGTCTTGTCGGCCGCGCTTCCCCAGGCTGCGGTAATCTTGGCGCTGGACCAGGCCACAAAGCCGGTTGTGGTGTGGCACTGCACGCAGCCCGCCTTGGTCTTGAAGTCCTCCCCTTTCCAGGGAGCATCCGCGACTGCGGCGTGTGCCGAGCGCGCCCACTGCTGACGCACCGCGAGGTTTGCACTGCTGTCGGCATGGCAGTTGGAGCAGTTGGAGCGCGAGGTCACGTAGGAGGCCGGGTAGCCGGCGGCGGTCATGGTGTTGAAGTGCACGGAGGTCGCCCCTGCGGCACTTCCTGCAGTACTGTGCGGGTTATGGCAGGCGATGCAGGGATTGGCGCCGATGGCAAACGGGTGGTTGGCCACGTTGCCGCTGGAGTCGCGGTGGCAACCGTTGCAGACACTGTCGGCGACGTCAGGCCGGTGGCCGCCCCCCGTGTGGCAGGTCGAGCAGGTCAGGCCGTTGGCATTGTGGGGCGAGCCGGAAAATGCCGTGACGATCGAGGTCGGGTGGCAGGTAGCGCAAAAATTGGATCCGACGGTCCCGGCACTTGCGTAGGCGATCGTGAACGTGGAACTGTTCACCGTGTTGGTGTTGACCGGCGTTGGCATCGCCGAATTGGTGTGACAGGTTATGCAGTGTATCCCGGCCGTCTTGTGCGATCCGGTCGACCACAAAGAGAACGCCGTGGAAGGGTACACCCCGTGCGAGCTGTGGCAGCCGTTGCAATTGGTGCGCATGTAGCCGGTTACCGAGCTGGTGACGGTGATCTGTACCGTGTCGGAGGCAAGCGTCTTGGTCCCCGCCATCTCTGCCAGTTGCAGAACGTAGGTACCCGGAACGACGGGGATGAAGGAGGGGGTCAGGGTGTTCCAGGCGCTTGTGTCGACGGTGGCGGGACCGCTCACAAAGCTCCAGGCGAGGGTGCCGCTTCCGGTGAGGGTACCGGTCAGGTTGACCACCTGGTTGGTCTGCGCTACCTGGTCCACACCGGCATTGACGGCGGCCTGCATGAACGTTGCGGTCACCGTTCGCGGCCCGGTGACATTGGCGACGGTGATCTTGACAGCACCACCGTAGGGGTAGCTGACAGGACTTCCGTAGATATCGGCCACGGTGCCGCCGGTCACCCCCATGAGGTAGCAGTTGGTATAGGTTGGCGTTGCCGTCAGAACCGCCGAGCTGTTATAGGAGACCAGTACGGAAGTGGCAGAGATGCTGCCGGGCCCTACGGCGGTGGCAGTTACCTTGTACTGCCTCGCAATGAAACCGGCCACCAGGGATTGCGTGGTGCCGTTTGCCTTGTTGAAGGTCGTCGCATACTGGGTGGTGTAGTTGCCGAGAGGCACCGCAGTGCCGCTCTTGGTCAAGGCGGAGATCTTGTACCCCACATTCGCCGAGACCGTCACCGGCACATTGGCGCTGGTGGTGAAGTTGGTGTACACGACACTGCCGGCAGTGGTCTGGGTGGCATTGTTGCGCACCTTGAGCGTTCCACCCGTCGTACTCAGCTTCGTCTGCAACTGCCATGTGGTAGCGGACCAAGCATACAGAACCCCCACCGTCAGCAGGCAGACGAGAACAGATAGTACTCTCTTCAACATAAAGCCCCCCTTGTCTTAGTAAAAGACGGTCAGCGGCGACTTTCCGCTGAACGCGGTGCCATCTTGAAACTTTTCCGAACTATCCGTACAACAACTCTTAAAGCTGCGCTGCAGTTACCAGGGGCACAGTCGGGTTCCTGTCACAAAGTAACAGACAAGCTCACCCCAAAGAGAACATAACGACCTTAACGACCACAGACACCTGTTTTCCCGACGAGAACTGCACTCAAACACATAGACATAGGCTTATAAACCAATCATTACAAGATTTGATCCAAAATGTTACAATGAAAACAAATTTAAAAAATCTCTTCTAAAATAGCTGGATGAGTGAGTCGGCTGACTGGGGACAAGTGACACTGCCAGTGGGACCTGTCTTTTGGCGGGAATAACCGCGAATTCACTAATGTGAAACGTGTTGCGCCGGCGCTACTGTGCCGGCGTAAGCTTCACAAGTTCAGTGCGATGCCCGATTTTTCTCATCCCGAGGTCATAGCAACCTTTCTCATCAGATTCAGATGAATAAACATACACGAAACTGTTTTAAAAAGCATGCCTACTACTGACCACAGTTCCTTACTGAGACAGTAGTTATGATTGTGACTGCCACTGATGGGATTTGAGATAGGGGAAATAGGGTGCAGGTGCGGCCCTCATCATCAGGGTGGACCAGAACCGACTGGTGAACCTGATGGGACATGCCCCCAAAATGACGATTTATGAGGTGTACGGGCGCTACGTGGAAGGGTTGGAGCAGGACCGGCTGAGGATCCTCGCCTACTTCGGGCGGGACTTGAAAAAGGGCAGATAAGCGAAAGCCCCGGCTGCATGTGAAAGTTCATGCGGAAGCCGGGGCTTAAAAAGAAGAATCCGTGAAGATTCCTTGTAGATAGATGGAGCGGGAAACGGGGTTCGAAAACTGGCTGTCCGCACGCGACACAAAGCAACAACACAGTTTTTTCAACATATTACCCAACACACTCCACCGGCCCCAGTCCAAATAAATCTATCTAAATCTAACTTGAGCAACAACCATAAGTGAAAGGAAGATGAAAGGAATTCCCAATTTTTCCTCTTCCCCACAATACCTCCCACAAAGTATTAGATACATTAAATATTTTCATTGACCAGCCTAAAATAGATATAAATTCTGTTTGTGCGGCTATCGTAGGGGGTGAGTTGAACAGATCCCCTCAACAAGCCTAACTGAACATTATATGTTAAGAAATAATCCTGCCGAAACGGTAACATGCTAAAACAATGCTTCTTTAGTTAAACATGTGTCAATCGGCAACCAATTTTAACCCACCATCCGCATCTTGAGACCCACCCCTCAATCTGTAAAAGCTCAATATTTCATAGGGGGTGGGTCACCGTTGGACCCGATACCTGGTTAAAATTCGATGCCGATCCACAATCACTGTGAAATTACAGGTCAAGACATTGAAAATAGTGGGACAGCAATGCCTCGACATGTACGCATATATAAATATTTTAGCCATACTACACAAATCAATCCGGTACTATATATTATAACCTTTTTGATATAACTTTCATTGAATCAAACATATTGTTGTTGATTCTATCTTCTATGCGTCCGCCTCTTATTATAGCATACAGTATCTTATCTCTTTCATCAAACTTTACTTCAAGTTCGTATGCTTTGTTTAACTGAATGATAATTATCCCACCGAATTCGCCGCAAAAACCTTGGTAATAAATACAAGCAGGTCCACCCTTAAATGCAATATACTTTGATTTTGATTTGATTAACTGTTTAACTACATTATCAAGTGATGCATCACGGTGTATTCCAAAAGCCATTTTTTTTGGATAAGCTTTTACGCCTGTCTCAACCCTTTTGGGATTGATTGGATTATAATCTTCAAAATAAATATCATATGTGGCTGGATCGTCTTTACTGCCACCATTATCACCGTTTGCAACAACTCCATAATCAAGCAATTTGGCCTCTAATACTGCCCCTCTTCCAACAGGCTCTACATTATATTGCTCACTAAAAGAATAAATAGATTGAGTTGAGAATGGTTTGTTATCTATTGTGCATTTAAGTAGGTCGATATTAGGAATATGACTTGATGCAAAACAATTTAATTCGCATGACAATAATATCAATAATATATACGACACTATTGATAAAATTACCCCAAACCTAGACACAATCATGTCCCCCCCCCTTTACTTTTAGAAAAATTTATCAGTCAAATTAAAAATGCATTCCATATACAATTAACTATTATTTCCAACTCTGCTTTAAACTGTACATTCCTAATAAAACGCCAATTACGCCTGAGACAGCACCAACAATACCAAGCCAAACAGCAACACGAACTACAAGCTGTGGGTGGTCAATACCTGCGCGAATCTTGAATTTACAAGAATTAGTTGCAACCACGCTAATATCATAATTTTCCTGAGTATTGAATATATCAAGTTTTGCCCTGAACCAACTGTTCATTACAATAGAATTAACAGGGTCATCAATAATAAAGCGAGGTTGTTTATTATACTCACGCAGGAAATTATTATCTATTTGTAGTGCCTCACAGTATATTGCCTTACCATTCTTAGTGTTAATAACCTTAACTACAGATCTAGGAAGAAGCCCTTCCTTAAGTAGCCAAACATGCCCTTCGTTGATGTCATTTTTAAGTGAAGCGAATACTCTCATGCACTCTCCGTAAACATACCTACCATCGGCATCTTGAGACCCCACCCTCAATCTGTAAAGGCTCAGTATTTCATAGGGGAGTGGGTCACTGTGTGTCCCCTTACGCCCCCCCCGTCACGCAAAGCCCACTTCTAGCAAAATCTGTCCTTTTTTTAGCATGTCTTTTTTTTTAAATCAAAAACATTCTAATCCCCCCTAATTAGAGTTGTCAAAATGTAAACTTATTGGTTGACACTACGTCAACTATAGAGTATTTACGTTTTTCATAACGTCAACTAAACGAGGGCCGAGTATGAAAAAAGCGTTTCCTTTCGTAGATATCCCCGACCAGTACAAAGAAATTATCGGGGAAGCAGCCCCCGGCACACGGCTATACAAGACTGTCGGAGATAGGCAGCAATTCCGAGCTTGGAGCGATGCCGTGTTTGAAATTTGTGCAGGAGAAGGCGCTGTCTCTCCTGGCGGTGCGTCCCTTTACACCTATGCAACTAGGGCAGGCGTACATAAACGGCTCAAAGAAGGGCGTTTGACTGGTTTCTGCTTCAGCATCACCACTGATAGCAAGTTGATAAAAGGACGGAAAACTCTCGAAGAAGGTGGTAGGCCCTATGTCTATATTCCCTATAGTGAATGTAAAGCATGGGCTTCGGAACTCGAAGAAAGATCAAAATTTGAAGACATCGACTCCATAAAATCAGAAGCAGCTGGTTCAAAAAAAGACCTGGATGATAGCTTTATGCTGCCATCAAAGGATTGGCGTAAAAAATTGAAATGAGGAAGGAGGTGCTTAAAGTGGCGCAAAAACGTATAAGAGTCAGGGTATGTGATCTTCCCCTATTGTTAGAAGTGGAAGTTCCTCACGGTGAAGAGGTATATGAAATTAAACCAACAAGAAATCGCCTTGGAGTCTTCTTGAACAAAGTTACCACCCCTTTCAGAGAGTTACTGAAGGGCAAATAATTTTCCATCGACATCTGATTCCCCGCCCAATAGCAAGCAAATCCTTCCTGGTATTAGCAAGCAAGGGGCAATTTCTAATGCGTCAAAGACGCAAAAAGGAGTTGTGCCATGACTTGCTACGATCCCACCGACATTCAACAACAACAAGAGTTTAGGCCCGCAGCCTCTGCCTGTGGTCCCGGCGCTGCCGGGGGCATAGGCGGTGGGGCGGAACAGGTTTTAGCCCCCTCGCCACAACCGCAGCTGTCACTCCCAGGCTTAGAGGCATTTTTGCCGCCGCAGGCGGCGCCTCTTGAACTTGATATATGTCCCATAACTCTGACAGAGGACACCAAGAGACTTCTTGAGAAGTGGGACAAGGAAAGGGCTGTTAGTCGTGGTGCCTGCCTTACCATTTACCCCAGCGGAGAAATCTCCGCAGGCTATTTCCGTTCCGGTCGCCGATCGGTTCCCAAGCGAGCAGAAAAGCTGGTTTCTGTATCCTTCA
Protein-coding sequences here:
- a CDS encoding multiheme c-type cytochrome, which codes for MLKRVLSVLVCLLTVGVLYAWSATTWQLQTKLSTTGGTLKVRNNATQTTAGSVVYTNFTTSANVPVTVSANVGYKISALTKSGTAVPLGNYTTQYATTFNKANGTTQSLVAGFIARQYKVTATAVGPGSISATSVLVSYNSSAVLTATPTYTNCYLMGVTGGTVADIYGSPVSYPYGGAVKITVANVTGPRTVTATFMQAAVNAGVDQVAQTNQVVNLTGTLTGSGTLAWSFVSGPATVDTSAWNTLTPSFIPVVPGTYVLQLAEMAGTKTLASDTVQITVTSSVTGYMRTNCNGCHSSHGVYPSTAFSLWSTGSHKTAGIHCITCHTNSAMPTPVNTNTVNSSTFTIAYASAGTVGSNFCATCHPTSIVTAFSGSPHNANGLTCSTCHTGGGHRPDVADSVCNGCHRDSSGNVANHPFAIGANPCIACHNPHSTAGSAAGATSVHFNTMTAAGYPASYVTSRSNCSNCHADSSANLAVRQQWARSAHAAVADAPWKGEDFKTKAGCVQCHTTTGFVAWSSAKITAAWGSAADKTKEVLSCVGCHSDISNGILRSVTPVRPYAEDSGYQNPNLGKSNICLGCHSGINNGQSIAVRRDNYADFGNLKFIDPHFMAVGGTSYAKGGYHFPGRSYSGESTHTRLGLSDASGPCVACHKNASSGHTFVTGALPVCASCHGSSLSEAGLAAERAAFLNGLEILKAQLAANGFVTTSPTAGFSTTNWGSGENGANTMGAAFNYVLLASEPGGYAHNPKYAQQLLLDSIDFLDNAQLDNSVATLAIPNLVASGAISQAMADSFAIYQVKDSCTTCHGGSAASATPMATGGHSAHVTLAYGPGNYFGNGVTACQNCHSFDPATHLNGSVDLINGAGSACVGCHPGGLPSWSGGRLSCTSCHAAQPSVLPNGVAAPYQANFDSTGHGRYVASSRCTDCHDQNSRHISGALGSYTRLSVSGNTLCASCHNNAALVRPAFLNMSSHFTAKGSGQTMGCVACHDTHGSANHSMIRSMINGVAITFTNSTTGLVDQGTNLGLCQVCHTVTAHFRAGVPETGHPSTGCLNCHRHNAAGGAFKPFGTCDACHGYPPVPKRVGLSFGTMNNWSGARFESYSGGGGAHLSHVAKTAKASEGWNNCTPCHSGGAANHLMVLPIKDHQSNVTVTVDTQYSFTAGSAPLYDSGKSCSNVSCHAVKAGSFSYYSYNAGTDEYDLITVNYGGAQRTPAWNATGQLCAACHGNPPANGRVWHSGQHGNQGPTSSLNQCQLCHPDVSSVNGQGTTITNPAQHRNGTVNVQGAFKSTCFGCH